In Streptomyces sp. NBC_00683, the DNA window CCTCCAGACCGGAGGGGAGCACGGCGGGCATGATGTTGAATCCGTCGGCCGCCCCGCTGTCGTACCAGTGCTCGATGGTGTCCGCGACCTGCTCGGCCGTTCCGGCGAAGGTGCGGTGGCCGCGCCCGCCGCCGAGCCGGCCGATGAGCTGGCGCACGGTCAGCTTCTCGCGTCTGGCGAGCTCCACGATGAGGGTGTAGCGGCTCTTGGCGCCCTCGATCTCGTCCTCGGTGGGGATGGACTCGGGGAGTTCCCTGTCGAGGTGGAGCTCGGAGGGGTCGAGCTTCAGCTTCTGCGCCAGCTGGCGCTTGGCGTACTCGGGGACGATGAGCCGGTCGAGCTCGGCGTCCAGCTCCAGGGCCTCGGCCTCGGTGTCCCCGATGACGGGGACGATGCCGGGCAGGATCTTGATGCCGTCCGGGTTGCGGCCGAGGGCTTCGGCGCGCTGCTTGACGTCCTTGTAGAAGGCGATGCCCTCCTCGAGCGTCTGCTGTGCGGTGAACACCGCCTCCGCGTAGCGGGCCGCGAAGTCCTTGCCGTCCTCACTGGATCCGGCCTGGACGAGCAACGGGTAGCCCTGCGGGGGGCGCTGGACGTTGAGCGGACCGTCGACCCGGAAGAACTCGCCGGTGTGGCCGATGGCGCGGACCCGCTCGGCCAGTGCGTGGACGCCGCTCTCCTTGTCGGCGACGACGGCGTCGTCCGCCCAGCTGTCCCAGAGCTTGGTCGACACCTCGACGAACTCACCCGCGCGCCGGTAGCGGTCGCGGTGCAGCGGGGTGTCGTCCAGACCGAAGTTGCGGGCCGCGTCGGCCCCGGCGGTGGTGACGATGTTCCAGCCGGCCCGGCCGCCGGAGACGTGGTCGAGCGAGGCGAACCTGCGGGCCAGGTTGTACGGCTCGTTGTAGCTGGTGGAGGCGGTGGCGATGAGCCCGATGTGCTCGGTCGCCCCGGCGAGTGCGGTGAGCAGGACGGTGGGTTCCAGCTTGGCGGCGGGGCGGCGGCCGGGGTCGCCCATCAGGACGGGGCTGTCGGCGAGGAACAGGGAGTCCAGACGGCCGCGTTCGGCGATGCGGGCCAGGTTCTTGTAGTGCTCGAGGTCGGAGTTGGCCTCGGCGGCGCTCTCGGGGAGCCGCCAGGACGCCTCGTGGTGGCCGGTGGACATCAGGAAGGCGTTCAGATGGAGCTGCTTGCGCGGCATGGTGTCTTCTCCTCGGGAATCAGTTCGTGAGCTGGGGCTGCGCCACGCCGAGGGCGCCGAGCAGCGTGTCGCGGTACTCCTGGAAGCGCGGGTCGCGACGGGAGCGCGGGGACGGCAGGTCGATCCTGAGGTCCACCGAGATCCGGCCGTCCTCGAGCACCAGCACGCGCTCGGCCAGTTCGACGGCCTCGTCGACGTCGTGGGTCACCAGGAGGACGGCGGGGCGGTGGCGTTCGTACAGTTCGCGCAGCAGGCCGTGCATCTTGATCCGTGTCAGCGCGTCCAGTGCTCCGAACGGCTCGTCGGCCAGGAGGAGTTCGGGGTCGCGGACCAGGGCCCGGGCCAGGGCCGCGCGCTGCTGTTCGCCGCCGGACAGCTCGTGGGGCCAGGAGCGGTCGCGGCCTTCGAGGCCGACCTCGGCCAGCGCGGTCAGGCCCCGCTCACGGGCCTTCGGGCCGCGCAGACCGAGGATGACGTTGTCGAGCACGCGCAGCCAGGGCAGCAGGCGGGAGTCCTGGAAGGAGAGGGACACCCGCTCGGGTACGAGGAGCTCACCGGATCCCTCGACCGTGTGGTCGAGGCGGGCCACGGCCCGGAGCAGAGTGGACTTGCCGGAGCCGCTGCGGCCGAGGAGCGCGGTGAACTCCCCCGGCGCCACGGTCAGATCGAGGTCCTTCAGGACGACCCGGTCGCCGAACCTGCGTACCAGCCCGGTCGTGCGTACCGCGGGCCGCTCGCCCTCGGTGCCGGGCAGGACCTCCGTCAGCCCGCCAGTGTGCGTCGCCATGACAGGACCCTCCTTTCGACTGCGCGTACCGCCGCGTCGGAGGCGAAGCCGAAGATCCCGTAGGCCACCAGCCCCACGATGATCACGTCGGACTGGGCGTACTGCTGGGCCTGGAACATCATGTAGCCGATACCGCTGGTGGCGTTGATCTGCTCGACCACGATGAGGCCGAGCCAGGACGAGGTGACTCCGAGGCGCAGGCCGACGAAGAAGCCGGGGAGCGAGCCGGGGGCGACGACCTTGCGGATGAACTGCCAGCGGCCCAGGTCGAGTCCCTCGGCGAGTTCCACGTACTTGCTGTCGATGCCGGTCAGCGAGGCGTACGTGTTG includes these proteins:
- a CDS encoding LLM class flavin-dependent oxidoreductase, translated to MPRKQLHLNAFLMSTGHHEASWRLPESAAEANSDLEHYKNLARIAERGRLDSLFLADSPVLMGDPGRRPAAKLEPTVLLTALAGATEHIGLIATASTSYNEPYNLARRFASLDHVSGGRAGWNIVTTAGADAARNFGLDDTPLHRDRYRRAGEFVEVSTKLWDSWADDAVVADKESGVHALAERVRAIGHTGEFFRVDGPLNVQRPPQGYPLLVQAGSSEDGKDFAARYAEAVFTAQQTLEEGIAFYKDVKQRAEALGRNPDGIKILPGIVPVIGDTEAEALELDAELDRLIVPEYAKRQLAQKLKLDPSELHLDRELPESIPTEDEIEGAKSRYTLIVELARREKLTVRQLIGRLGGGRGHRTFAGTAEQVADTIEHWYDSGAADGFNIMPAVLPSGLEVFVDRVVPILQERGLFRTEYTGATLREHYGLPRPANRLFDTVDTSEGHTGIGLAAAAR
- a CDS encoding ABC transporter ATP-binding protein, producing MATHTGGLTEVLPGTEGERPAVRTTGLVRRFGDRVVLKDLDLTVAPGEFTALLGRSGSGKSTLLRAVARLDHTVEGSGELLVPERVSLSFQDSRLLPWLRVLDNVILGLRGPKARERGLTALAEVGLEGRDRSWPHELSGGEQQRAALARALVRDPELLLADEPFGALDALTRIKMHGLLRELYERHRPAVLLVTHDVDEAVELAERVLVLEDGRISVDLRIDLPSPRSRRDPRFQEYRDTLLGALGVAQPQLTN